From a region of the Pirellulales bacterium genome:
- a CDS encoding cyclic nucleotide-binding domain-containing protein translates to KLAAKPRPQFVIFDLRRVAAVTRAGARLLAEEFRELANFHVTVILSGIKRSSAGWKIVREWTDGISNLRDFYLLDTAIEWAEDQVVYRHGGSIDFHDTTELSEQPLLAGLSGEELAGLASLGTIRNYRPGEKIVTAGDPATSLFFLRSGVVHVTLPDGIRLATLTAGMAFGEMALLEPRRSADVLADAAASAIEISIDDFERFRDHHPKASERIMRNLAQLLADRLIVANTKVDLLTAT, encoded by the coding sequence GAAGCTCGCGGCCAAGCCGCGTCCGCAATTCGTCATCTTCGACCTGCGCCGGGTCGCGGCGGTGACCCGCGCCGGCGCCCGCCTGCTCGCGGAAGAATTCCGGGAGCTTGCGAATTTTCATGTCACGGTGATCCTGTCGGGTATCAAGCGCTCATCGGCAGGGTGGAAGATCGTCCGCGAATGGACCGACGGCATTTCCAATCTGCGCGACTTCTATCTGCTCGATACCGCGATCGAATGGGCCGAAGACCAGGTGGTTTATCGCCATGGCGGGTCAATCGATTTCCACGATACGACGGAGCTTTCCGAGCAGCCGTTGCTGGCGGGATTGAGCGGGGAAGAACTTGCCGGGCTCGCCTCGCTCGGCACCATCAGGAATTACCGGCCGGGCGAGAAGATCGTCACCGCCGGCGATCCCGCAACGTCGCTGTTCTTCCTTCGAAGCGGCGTCGTTCACGTCACGCTGCCCGACGGCATCAGGCTCGCGACGCTGACCGCTGGAATGGCGTTCGGCGAAATGGCCTTACTGGAGCCACGCCGCTCGGCCGATGTGCTGGCGGACGCCGCCGCGAGCGCCATCGAAATATCGATTGACGATTTCGAGCGCTTCCGCGATCACCACCCCAAGGCCAGCGAGCGCATCATGCGCAATCTTGCGCAACTTTTGGCCGATCGCCTGATCGTGGCCAATACCAAGGTCGATCTGCTGACGGCGACATAA
- a CDS encoding septal ring lytic transglycosylase RlpA family protein: MVLSLSALTLFASDLCARADSFEDLWLTRIKPPPYGGVATEFDDTVAADGKQLHPYRDMVCAHMLEQMGQRLRVTNVANGKSVICTVADKGPSRKFWPRREIDLTPRASKAIGCDGMCEVSVERIASP; this comes from the coding sequence ATGGTGCTCTCCCTCTCGGCGCTGACGCTGTTCGCAAGCGACCTGTGCGCCCGCGCCGATTCCTTCGAGGACCTCTGGCTGACGCGCATCAAGCCACCGCCCTATGGCGGCGTCGCCACCGAGTTCGACGACACGGTGGCGGCTGACGGCAAACAGCTGCATCCCTATCGGGACATGGTCTGTGCGCACATGCTTGAACAGATGGGCCAGCGGCTTCGCGTGACCAATGTTGCCAACGGCAAATCCGTCATCTGTACGGTCGCGGACAAAGGCCCGAGCCGCAAGTTCTGGCCGCGCCGCGAAATCGATCTGACACCGCGCGCCTCCAAGGCGATCGGCTGCGACGGCATGTGCGAGGTGAGTGTCGAGCGGATTGCGAGCCCCTAG
- a CDS encoding amidohydrolase family protein yields REIEHAFDVLRFDGVGLLTSYAGKLLGDPQFAPVFDEINRRKAVVFVHPTTSCCTNPIPGVPPTAIEFPMDTTRTITSLLMSGTFARYPEIRFIFAHGGGMLTSIANRIVRAAEAMKAEEKMVKLPKGPQYELERQFYDVASVGLSPPGMAGVRKLLPTSQLLFGSDEPFLSSAQLGSSLQKLGFSADELQAVLRNNALRLFPRFQS; encoded by the coding sequence CGTGAAATCGAGCATGCGTTCGACGTCCTCAGGTTCGATGGCGTCGGACTGTTGACGAGCTACGCCGGAAAGCTGCTTGGAGATCCGCAGTTCGCGCCGGTATTCGACGAGATCAATCGTCGCAAGGCGGTGGTGTTTGTACACCCCACCACCTCGTGCTGCACCAATCCAATTCCAGGCGTGCCCCCGACCGCCATCGAATTTCCGATGGACACCACGCGAACCATCACCAGCCTGCTCATGAGCGGGACTTTCGCGCGCTATCCCGAGATTCGCTTCATCTTTGCGCACGGCGGCGGAATGTTGACCTCGATTGCCAATCGTATTGTACGGGCGGCGGAAGCCATGAAAGCCGAAGAAAAAATGGTCAAGCTGCCGAAAGGGCCGCAATACGAACTGGAACGGCAATTCTACGATGTCGCGAGCGTCGGGCTGAGCCCGCCTGGAATGGCGGGCGTTCGCAAATTATTGCCGACCTCCCAGTTGCTCTTTGGCTCGGACGAGCCGTTTCTCTCTAGCGCGCAATTAGGCAGTTCGCTGCAAAAGCTTGGCTTCTCAGCCGACGAATTGCAGGCCGTTCTGCGCAACAATGCGTTGCGATTGTTCCCTCGTTTCCAAAGTTGA
- a CDS encoding DUF6719 family protein — MTKTVGLVAATLVLSVSSPCFAETVKKGPPMGATREGQVLLVDDGSCPAGQIKRVVGGNHTKVGGTKQIVRTSSCVPR; from the coding sequence ATGACCAAGACGGTAGGCCTTGTCGCCGCAACACTCGTATTGAGTGTCTCCAGTCCTTGCTTTGCCGAAACCGTGAAGAAAGGGCCGCCCATGGGGGCGACGCGAGAAGGCCAGGTGCTGCTCGTGGACGATGGCAGCTGTCCGGCCGGCCAAATCAAGCGAGTGGTCGGCGGCAATCACACCAAAGTAGGCGGCACAAAACAAATCGTGCGAACGAGCAGTTGCGTCCCGCGCTAG